The genomic DNA TGTGCAGATGAAAGCAGGAGAGCAGCAATTAATGCTAAAGGCTGTGCTTTTGAAATAGAGGTATTTGAAAGAAAGAATGAAATATATAGATGAAGAGGAGTAAAAATGGGGGTAAGGTTGAATGATGTAACTATATATATATATATATAGTTAAGGTATTAGGTGGATATCGCTCTGGTTTTACTTAAGTAGAGGCATTGGGTTTTATTGGATAAATAATCTAACATACTTAAGTAAGGAGGAAAAATGAAAAAGTATGTATTTATAGCTTGTTTTACACTGATGGCAATCAGTGCCTATACATGTGATATGGCTGCTGCAGTAGCAACCGATGAAGGTACATTGGATTGGAGTTATTCACCTCAATGGCATTATTGTACATTACTCAATACTGGTTTAAACTCGTGTCCACATGATGATGGCAGGGGTGTAACCTTTCATAATACTACACCTCCTGATGATATCTATTCATATCGAGTTAATAGTGGAGATGATTTGAATTACTATAATATATCTGAATATTATACAACTTCAACAGTAATGCTTAATCATGCCAGAATTACTACAGATGTTAATCATGAAGAAACTGCATATCATCCCTTTGTGTGGGATTCTCGCACTGATAGCAAAGTATATACATTCATGCATAATGGAGGAGTTACTATCAGTAATCTTGAAACACTGTTAGAAGAGGGGGCAGATGATGACTGGCTTAATGATGCTTTTGACCATCTTCATGATAATGATCACAATATTGAAATCTCATCTGTTAATGATATAATTGATTCTGAATATTTCTTTTACTGGTTGATCAAAAACATTGAAGCAAATCGGAATATATTGAAAGGTCTTGAACAAGCTCTTTATAAATTAGATCAGATTGAAAGCGAGCATAGTTGGAGAAATTTTATGTTCAGTGATGGAGATGATCTATATATCTATAAAAGAGGTGTGATAGACAATGAAGACCCTGATGATTATGAACATCGTATATTTTATGGAGAGGTAGTATTTCATCCAAATCCATATGTTTCTGAATATCCCGGTGCTTATCTTGCCGTTACCCAGAATGTTTCTTTAGATTATGATGGTCCTTCTGTGGATTATTTCGATCCAATACCCTCAGCAAATGAACTTGATGATGCTGAGCTTGTTGTAATTGAAAGTGATGGTACTATTACTTCTTACAGTAATTTTGGTTATTACAATTCTGACCATGATTATATTCCAGAAGTATCATATTTATCAGTAAATGGCGTTAACTGGAAATGTTTCCCAGTGGATTATACAGATTTGGATGCCCAAGTTCAATTGGATGAGACGGAGGATTACGTTCCCATTCTTTACGAAAGTGCTCAGCTTTATTATAACTGGAATGATATGCAAGATTATGATCTGGAATACATAAAGGGTTACAAACTAAATCTCAGCAATATTGGAGGTTTTGGATTATTGCAATATTATTTAGATGGCGTCCACGTACTGGAAGATCATGAAATTCCTTTATCTTCTTCAGAAAGTCGTTTCTGGATCCCGTATTTCGTGCATGGCAGCGCTAGCGTATATGATGCTTTTGAAGAGATCATTGATGATGCAACGTTTATTCAGGGTCAATACTGGACAATGTCAAGAAAAAACACCTCATCAAGCTGGACTGCAGCTATTGATCCGGGAAAGAGTCTGACGTGCTATTATGGCAAAATGTATGATGTAATCTTAGCTACTGGGCATCCTACGGTGATGGATTATTATGATATTTTGGGATATGAAGAATTAGAAGAATATATCCCACCCGAAACTGAGTATTATCAGTATGAAGAAGAACTGGAATATGAAGCTATTCTGATAGACACAATAGTAAGCAATGAACAGATAGAGGAAGTGGCAGTATATGAAAATGGAGAGTGCATTGGAGCCAGTGTATTTATGGGATATCCTGTATTTATCAGAGCTTTTACTTCTGAATTGAACCGCAGTCCAGAGCCTTTGGAATTCAGAATATTTACTGGTGGCAGGTCTGAACCGGAAGTTAACTATCGGGTTTATGATGAGGATTTTGCCTTGTATCGCGATGAAGATGTCTATCCTCGGGAAAATGTTATCACGCGAGTATGTCTGGGAGAAAAAGGTGAAGCTATGCCAGTGATGGATGATACTATAGTTCACACTAAGCAATATCCTGATCCTTTCAATCCCGAAACAGCGATCGAATATTCAATTCCTGAGAGCGGAAATGTTACTATAGATGTCTATAACATCAGGGGGCAGAAGGTGAAAAGCCTGGTATCTTCTGAACAATCAGCAGGATTGCACAAAGTTATCTGGAACGGTACAGATGAAAGAGGCAAAAGAGCTGCTTCTGGAATGTATTTTTATGAACTTAAATATCAGGGTCAAAGCATTAGAGAAAAGATGCTGATGATGAAATAGTTCTGTCAATTTTAAATTTTGAATTTTGAATGAAATGTAATGTGATCCAGAGCTGGGATGGACCGGAATTTGCGTATCCAGACCATCCTGGTCTGGATTAAAATCAATCAGAGCTGGTCATCCTTCGCTTACGCTATGCAAGACTATGGATGATTTTCAAAAGCTCTGGATACGCAATGAATTGGGATAAATTTGCTTAGGAGATATAATGAGAAAATGTATTTTATTATTACTTGTACTTTTACCTTTATTGTCAGAAGCTTTTGTGTGGGAAATTGCTCAAGATGGCAGTGGTGATTTCAGTGAAATACAGACGGCAATAGATATTGTAGAAAGTGGAGACACTCTTTTAGTACATCCTGGCACATATTATGAGAATATCCTGATATTTTACAAAGACATTCACCTAATGAGCCTATATGCTGTTACTCAAGATACCAGTTATATCCATACGACAATATTGGATGGCAGTCATACCTCGAATGTGGTTTATTACTACTACCCACCAGAGAGTGTATCACTGACCGGATTTACTATTATCAACGGATACAGTCGCACAGGCATAGAAAATTGTTTTCACCATGGTGCAGGTGTAATATTTTTTGGCGATGAACTGGAAATTTCGCATTGTATTATTGAACATAATTATTCAGAATATAGAGCTGGTGGAGTTTACATTGCAGATGGTTCACTTTACCTGAAAGGTACTATAATAAGATATAATGTAGGTGTAGATAGTGGAGGGGGATTAGCTTTCGGAAACGATGGAATTTTATTTGATTCTGAAGATTTAAATAGTATCTATTGTAATTATGCAAGATTAGGATCAGATATATACATATCTGTAGATTCTGATTACAGCTATAATTTTCCAATGCAGAGAGGTACCTCATTACCTCCTAACAGACAATATTTTTATGACGGATACAATGATGATGATATGTTTAATGTGAGTTATGATGAAGTCTATATTACAGAAACCTGTCAGGAAGTTTATGTTTCACCGGATGGAGACAACAGTAATGATGGTATTTCTTCTGAAAGTCCTTTAAAGAACATCTGGTATGCTACTTTGAAATGCGAAGGAGATGTAGAGAATCCAGGAATAATCCACATAGCTGCCGGTACATATTCTCGCAGCAGTAATGATGAACTACCCGTGACAGGCTTGAAATCTAATATGTATGTAATCGGCAGCGGTTCTGATTGCACAATATTAGATCGTGAAAATGAATCAGGTGTGTTTGGGGTCTTGAAAAAGGAAAATAACCAAATAGAAGGATTCACTATTTGTAATGATTCCGGTGAATTTACAATTCATAATCTGGATTTTTGTGGATATAATATGTCTGGTTCAGCAGAGGTCGAAGATATTGTCTGTGAAAATAATTCATGCAATGCAATTAGTGTAATTAATTATGATATTTTTGAGCTTAACAATGTTGGAATCTATGACAATTCCAGCCTATGTAATACTATACAGATGAGTTCTATCTATAGGGCTGAACTAAAAAATCTAAAAATAAAGGGCGGTTACCCTTTAATAGAAGAGGGTACCGGAGATATTTTAGGTGGTTTTGGAATAATAGTTGTTAATGGGAACAATATTCAAGAACCGTTGGATTATTACTTCGAGAATGTATGTATTACTGATCTTGATAGCCACGTTTATCAAGCATGTCTGCCCTTTGGCTATGCAATTAATGGTGATGATGACTTTCTTAATTTGTTTCTAATAAATTCAACAATTAGTGGTAATATAACCAATAATAATTCACTTTGTGCATTGGGTGCAAACAATGGTGCTAATCTTTATATTTATAACTCTATTGTATATAATAATGAATACCATAGTTTATTGATTGGGGGAAATGCTACAGCAGGTGAAACATATATTGGCGTGACCCATTCCTTAGTTGAAGGTGGTTTTGATGATATGGTAGATTTGGGGGGTGACTGGACGGCTGAGTGGCTGGAAGGTAATCTGGATATAGACGAGAACCCTGAATATTGTGGAGTAGGTAAGAGTGAATTTAGCCTGCAAAATGATTCTCCCTGCATTGATAGTGGCACGCTGACAGGTTTACCGGAAGGTTATGAACTGTGCGAAACTGATCTGGCAGGCAATCCGCGTGTTTATGGAGATGGCATTGATATGGGTTGCTACGAATGGCAGGGCACGGAATGTGATTTTGACTGGGAACAGGAGCAAAGCAGTGTGTCATTTTCAGTAATCAGTAATGAAGAGATATATGATATTGGCTGGGATTTTGAATGTGATGAAGAGATAGACAGTTATGAATTGAATCCTACCCATATATACACAGAGAATGGCACTTATAGCGTGGGAGTTTATATCAATGAAGGTAGAGGTGGCAGAAAATATGAAACCTGCCTCACAATTACCACAGTAGGTATTATCGAAGAGGAAATAGCAAATGCTCCTCTAAGCTGCCGCAACTATCCTAATCCATTTAATCCACGCACAACTATTGAATTTGACCTGCCGGCTAAGGGTGAAGTGACACTGGCTGTTTATGATATTAAAGGCAGAAAAGTGAAAGAGATGTTAAATGCTGTACTGGAGACTGGGAAGCATTCCTTCATCTGGAATGGCAGAAATGATGATGATCTTGAAGCAGCCTCTGGCATTTATTTCTATGAAATTAAATGGGCTGGACAAAAAATCAGGAATAAAATTAATTTATTAAAATAAGGGAAAACGATGAAGAGAATTAGTTTGTTTTTACTGGTAATGTTATGGGGTTTGTTTTTATGGGGCAGGGCAACCGGCGAAGAGCTGGACAGGGGATCATTGATCAAATATGAGCAGGTAGAGACAGGCAGAATAAATCTGGAATTTTATCTGGAA from Candidatus Stygibacter australis includes the following:
- a CDS encoding FlgD immunoglobulin-like domain containing protein: MKKYVFIACFTLMAISAYTCDMAAAVATDEGTLDWSYSPQWHYCTLLNTGLNSCPHDDGRGVTFHNTTPPDDIYSYRVNSGDDLNYYNISEYYTTSTVMLNHARITTDVNHEETAYHPFVWDSRTDSKVYTFMHNGGVTISNLETLLEEGADDDWLNDAFDHLHDNDHNIEISSVNDIIDSEYFFYWLIKNIEANRNILKGLEQALYKLDQIESEHSWRNFMFSDGDDLYIYKRGVIDNEDPDDYEHRIFYGEVVFHPNPYVSEYPGAYLAVTQNVSLDYDGPSVDYFDPIPSANELDDAELVVIESDGTITSYSNFGYYNSDHDYIPEVSYLSVNGVNWKCFPVDYTDLDAQVQLDETEDYVPILYESAQLYYNWNDMQDYDLEYIKGYKLNLSNIGGFGLLQYYLDGVHVLEDHEIPLSSSESRFWIPYFVHGSASVYDAFEEIIDDATFIQGQYWTMSRKNTSSSWTAAIDPGKSLTCYYGKMYDVILATGHPTVMDYYDILGYEELEEYIPPETEYYQYEEELEYEAILIDTIVSNEQIEEVAVYENGECIGASVFMGYPVFIRAFTSELNRSPEPLEFRIFTGGRSEPEVNYRVYDEDFALYRDEDVYPRENVITRVCLGEKGEAMPVMDDTIVHTKQYPDPFNPETAIEYSIPESGNVTIDVYNIRGQKVKSLVSSEQSAGLHKVIWNGTDERGKRAASGMYFYELKYQGQSIREKMLMMK
- a CDS encoding T9SS type A sorting domain-containing protein: MRKCILLLLVLLPLLSEAFVWEIAQDGSGDFSEIQTAIDIVESGDTLLVHPGTYYENILIFYKDIHLMSLYAVTQDTSYIHTTILDGSHTSNVVYYYYPPESVSLTGFTIINGYSRTGIENCFHHGAGVIFFGDELEISHCIIEHNYSEYRAGGVYIADGSLYLKGTIIRYNVGVDSGGGLAFGNDGILFDSEDLNSIYCNYARLGSDIYISVDSDYSYNFPMQRGTSLPPNRQYFYDGYNDDDMFNVSYDEVYITETCQEVYVSPDGDNSNDGISSESPLKNIWYATLKCEGDVENPGIIHIAAGTYSRSSNDELPVTGLKSNMYVIGSGSDCTILDRENESGVFGVLKKENNQIEGFTICNDSGEFTIHNLDFCGYNMSGSAEVEDIVCENNSCNAISVINYDIFELNNVGIYDNSSLCNTIQMSSIYRAELKNLKIKGGYPLIEEGTGDILGGFGIIVVNGNNIQEPLDYYFENVCITDLDSHVYQACLPFGYAINGDDDFLNLFLINSTISGNITNNNSLCALGANNGANLYIYNSIVYNNEYHSLLIGGNATAGETYIGVTHSLVEGGFDDMVDLGGDWTAEWLEGNLDIDENPEYCGVGKSEFSLQNDSPCIDSGTLTGLPEGYELCETDLAGNPRVYGDGIDMGCYEWQGTECDFDWEQEQSSVSFSVISNEEIYDIGWDFECDEEIDSYELNPTHIYTENGTYSVGVYINEGRGGRKYETCLTITTVGIIEEEIANAPLSCRNYPNPFNPRTTIEFDLPAKGEVTLAVYDIKGRKVKEMLNAVLETGKHSFIWNGRNDDDLEAASGIYFYEIKWAGQKIRNKINLLK